The following proteins are encoded in a genomic region of Clostridium kluyveri:
- the aroE gene encoding shikimate dehydrogenase, with product MKNDISGKTGLLGLIGDPVDHSKSPVMYNYGFEKLNLDYIYLAFQVDLEKVPDGITAIKTFKMKGSNVTMPCKSEVVKYMDELSPAARIIGAVNTIVNDNGKLTGHITDGVGFVRSLKEEGVEVKGKKITIMGSGGAATAIQVQCALDGSKEVSIFNIKDNFYERAQRNVETIKKEVPDCAVNLYDLNDTEKLNEEVASSDILINATLVGMHPNEDESNIKDTSIFRKELVVADTVYHPKKTKFLKDAEAAGCKIVGGLGMLLWQGAEAFKLYTGLEMPVDEIKELYFK from the coding sequence ATGAAAAATGATATTTCAGGAAAAACAGGTTTATTAGGTTTAATAGGAGATCCGGTAGATCATTCTAAATCACCGGTTATGTATAATTACGGCTTTGAAAAATTAAATTTAGATTATATATATTTAGCTTTTCAAGTTGACCTTGAAAAAGTACCCGATGGTATTACGGCCATAAAAACTTTTAAAATGAAGGGTTCAAATGTAACAATGCCATGTAAAAGTGAAGTAGTTAAATATATGGACGAGTTATCCCCTGCTGCACGTATTATCGGAGCAGTTAATACCATCGTAAATGACAATGGAAAACTAACAGGCCATATTACAGATGGAGTTGGATTTGTACGCAGCTTAAAAGAAGAAGGTGTAGAAGTAAAAGGTAAAAAAATAACTATCATGGGCTCTGGAGGTGCTGCCACAGCTATTCAGGTACAATGCGCTTTAGACGGCAGCAAAGAGGTTTCTATTTTTAACATAAAAGATAACTTTTATGAAAGAGCACAGAGAAATGTTGAAACTATAAAAAAAGAAGTTCCTGACTGTGCTGTAAATTTATATGACTTAAATGATACAGAGAAACTTAATGAAGAAGTTGCATCAAGTGATATTTTAATTAATGCAACACTTGTTGGAATGCACCCTAATGAAGATGAAAGTAATATAAAAGATACAAGCATTTTTAGAAAAGAACTGGTGGTAGCAGATACAGTATACCATCCAAAGAAAACAAAATTTTTAAAGGATGCAGAGGCTGCTGGCTGTAAAATAGTAGGCGGCTTGGGAATGCTCCTTTGGCAGGGAGCAGAAGCTTTTAAATTATATACTGGTTTAGAAATGCCTGTAGATGAAATTAAAGAATTATATTTTAAATAA
- a CDS encoding shikimate dehydrogenase, which yields MTQKITGHTELIGLIAYPIRHSSSPEMHNEAFQKLGLDYAYLAFEVGNENLEDTIKGFRAMKVRGSNVSMPNKTVVHKYLDKLSEAAELCGAVNTIVNDNNVLTGHITDGIGYMKSLEDAGINIIGKKITVAGAGGAATAIEIQAALDGVAEISIFNRKDKFFERGEKTVKDINERTKCKAILYDLADLDKLKEEIADSCLFANATGVGMKPLEGQTYIPDTSFFRPDLIVTDTVYEPRKTELLRMAKKAGCRTMNGLGMMLFQGAAAFKLWMGKDMPIEYMKKVLNIEY from the coding sequence ATGACTCAAAAAATTACAGGACATACAGAACTTATAGGATTAATTGCATATCCAATCAGGCATTCAAGTTCACCGGAGATGCATAATGAGGCATTTCAAAAATTAGGTTTGGATTATGCTTATCTTGCTTTTGAGGTTGGTAATGAGAACCTAGAAGACACTATAAAGGGATTTAGAGCAATGAAAGTACGGGGTTCTAATGTATCAATGCCTAATAAAACTGTGGTGCACAAATATCTTGATAAGCTATCGGAGGCTGCAGAACTTTGTGGAGCAGTTAATACAATTGTAAACGATAATAATGTGTTAACCGGACATATTACAGATGGAATTGGATATATGAAATCATTAGAAGATGCAGGAATTAATATAATAGGTAAGAAAATCACAGTTGCAGGAGCAGGGGGTGCAGCTACAGCAATTGAAATACAGGCTGCTTTGGATGGTGTGGCTGAAATATCAATATTTAATCGGAAAGATAAATTTTTCGAAAGAGGTGAAAAAACAGTAAAGGATATTAATGAAAGAACTAAATGCAAGGCAATTTTATATGATTTGGCAGATTTGGATAAACTGAAGGAAGAAATTGCAGATAGCTGTTTATTTGCAAATGCAACTGGAGTTGGAATGAAACCTTTAGAGGGACAAACATATATTCCCGATACAAGCTTTTTCAGACCTGATTTAATTGTGACAGATACTGTTTATGAACCAAGAAAAACAGAATTATTGAGAATGGCTAAGAAAGCTGGATGTAGAACTATGAACGGCTTGGGTATGATGTTATTTCAGGGAGCTGCTGCTTTTAAATTATGGATGGGAAAGGATATGCCTATTGAATACATGAAAAAGGTATTAAATATTGAATATTAA
- a CDS encoding FAD-dependent oxidoreductase: MKKYKNIFSSLKVKNMVLKNRIVMPPMGTNYAGQNGEIREEHIKYYEQRAKGETGLIIVENAAVDFPLGSNGTTQLRIDHDSFIPALYNLTEKLHKYGTNAAMQINHSGASAVPGRIGCQPVSSSNIPSKTGGSIPRPLERKEILDIVEEYAKAAKRVQIAGFDAVEIHAGHSYLISQFLSPIYNKRRDEFGGNIENRARFGRMLIDSVRREVGPMFPIIIRVSADELIQGGNTLQDTLRILDYLNDEVDIFDVSAALNDSLQYQIDKMDLADGWRSYMSQAIKEKFNKPTITTGNIRNPEVAEEILAQGKADLIGMGRGLIAEPKWALKVKNGQEDMLRKCISCNIGCAGHRIGLNRPIRCTVNPDTIYEDEYKNKKVKKQTNVVVIGGGTSGLEAACTAAELGCNTFLFEKKPYLGGLAKEISKFPDKYRVSYFPEYLIKRAKKLNNLTIFTDTKGNVKLIDIVKPDIIVNATGSKPLLPPIKGLLENIDKEGGKLYSIFGLLNRIHEFENVNFDGKKVVVIGGGAVGLDVVEFFSERKAKTSIVEMLPMIGKDLDVITKISVKEIIKKYNVNVNTNTALTEVASDHFKVKKDDNEIVMNFDYGFVCLGMRAENQGLEKLKEHFQDKNVEIINIGDSFRARKIIDGVKEGRDIILTLEKINAI, from the coding sequence ATGAAAAAATATAAAAATATTTTTAGTTCGCTAAAAGTAAAAAATATGGTATTAAAGAATAGAATAGTTATGCCCCCTATGGGTACCAATTATGCAGGACAAAATGGAGAAATAAGAGAAGAGCATATTAAGTATTATGAACAAAGGGCTAAAGGGGAAACAGGATTAATAATTGTGGAAAATGCTGCAGTAGATTTTCCATTAGGGTCAAATGGAACAACACAGCTTAGAATAGATCATGACAGCTTTATACCTGCTTTATATAACCTAACTGAAAAGTTACACAAATATGGTACAAATGCAGCAATGCAGATCAATCACTCAGGGGCTTCTGCTGTACCAGGCAGAATAGGCTGCCAGCCTGTATCTTCTTCAAATATTCCATCTAAAACCGGTGGTTCAATACCAAGGCCTTTGGAAAGAAAAGAAATATTAGATATAGTTGAAGAATATGCCAAGGCAGCAAAAAGAGTTCAAATAGCTGGTTTTGATGCAGTAGAAATACATGCAGGACATTCCTATTTAATCAGTCAATTTTTATCACCAATTTATAATAAACGTAGAGATGAATTTGGCGGAAATATTGAAAATAGAGCCAGATTTGGAAGAATGCTAATTGATAGTGTAAGAAGAGAAGTAGGACCTATGTTCCCTATAATAATAAGAGTTAGTGCAGATGAGCTTATACAAGGAGGGAATACTCTGCAAGATACACTGAGAATATTAGATTATTTAAATGATGAAGTTGATATTTTTGATGTATCTGCAGCTTTAAATGACTCATTACAATATCAGATAGATAAGATGGATCTTGCAGATGGATGGCGTTCATATATGTCTCAAGCTATAAAGGAGAAGTTCAATAAACCAACTATTACAACAGGAAATATAAGAAATCCGGAAGTGGCTGAGGAAATATTAGCTCAAGGAAAGGCCGACTTAATAGGAATGGGCAGAGGATTAATTGCTGAACCTAAATGGGCATTGAAAGTTAAAAATGGACAAGAAGATATGCTTAGAAAATGTATATCCTGTAATATTGGATGTGCAGGCCATAGAATAGGATTAAACAGACCAATTAGATGTACTGTTAATCCTGATACTATATATGAGGATGAATATAAAAATAAAAAGGTAAAGAAACAAACAAATGTAGTAGTCATCGGAGGGGGAACCAGTGGCCTTGAAGCAGCTTGTACAGCAGCAGAATTGGGGTGTAATACTTTTCTGTTTGAAAAAAAACCTTATTTAGGTGGGCTCGCAAAAGAGATTTCAAAGTTTCCAGATAAATATAGAGTTTCTTATTTTCCTGAGTATTTAATTAAAAGAGCTAAGAAATTAAATAATCTAACCATATTTACTGATACTAAAGGTAATGTTAAATTAATAGATATTGTAAAGCCGGATATTATAGTAAATGCCACAGGTTCAAAGCCTTTACTTCCACCTATAAAGGGCTTATTAGAAAATATTGATAAAGAGGGAGGAAAATTATATTCTATATTTGGATTGTTGAACAGAATACATGAATTTGAAAATGTAAATTTTGATGGTAAAAAAGTAGTAGTCATTGGCGGAGGAGCAGTGGGGTTAGATGTTGTAGAATTCTTTTCTGAAAGAAAAGCAAAGACCTCCATAGTTGAGATGTTACCTATGATTGGAAAAGACTTAGATGTAATTACTAAGATTTCTGTAAAAGAGATTATAAAGAAATATAATGTTAACGTAAATACAAATACAGCTCTTACAGAAGTGGCATCAGATCACTTTAAAGTAAAAAAAGATGACAATGAAATAGTTATGAATTTTGATTATGGCTTTGTATGTCTTGGCATGAGAGCTGAAAATCAGGGATTGGAAAAGTTAAAAGAGCATTTCCAAGATAAAAATGTGGAAATAATTAATATAGGAGATAGTTTTAGGGCAAGAAAGATAATAGATGGGGTTAAAGAGGGAAGAGATATTATTCTTACACTAGAAAAGATAAACGCTATTTAG
- a CDS encoding LysR family transcriptional regulator, which translates to MNLNQLYYFREIAHLQHFRQAAAKLNISQPSLSKSIANLEEELELCLFEKNGRNVVLTKYGLIFLNHVEKILHELDNAKKDMKQLASSDQGHVDIAYIFPLSQYYIPKTVRSFLNLEENRNVTFTFKQGITDELLEGLKNDKYDLIFASYVEEEPDIIFIPIFDQKLFVIVPPDHPLAELDSVDLRDIEPYPLVGYDKASGLGKLTSKLLKNMDLHPKIICEASDEYALSALVAANFGVSIIAEAPALKYAKVKKLHIKNIKYSRQIHLAYKKNKYFAPAVHNFISYVKNKSYGENSNFFT; encoded by the coding sequence ATGAATTTAAATCAATTATATTATTTTAGGGAAATTGCTCATTTACAACATTTTAGACAAGCAGCTGCAAAATTAAATATATCCCAACCCAGTCTGAGTAAGTCCATAGCAAATTTAGAAGAAGAACTTGAACTTTGTTTATTTGAAAAAAATGGTAGAAATGTTGTGCTAACAAAATATGGTTTAATATTTTTAAATCATGTAGAAAAAATATTACATGAATTAGATAATGCTAAAAAAGATATGAAGCAGCTAGCCAGTAGTGATCAGGGCCATGTTGATATAGCATATATTTTCCCATTATCCCAGTATTATATTCCAAAAACAGTACGCAGCTTTTTAAACTTAGAAGAAAACAGAAATGTTACTTTTACTTTTAAACAGGGGATTACTGATGAATTACTAGAGGGTTTAAAAAACGACAAATATGATTTAATATTTGCATCCTATGTAGAAGAGGAACCAGATATAATTTTTATTCCTATTTTTGATCAAAAACTGTTTGTAATCGTTCCGCCAGATCACCCTTTAGCAGAATTGGATAGTGTTGATTTAAGAGATATTGAGCCTTATCCCTTAGTAGGATATGATAAAGCTTCTGGATTAGGCAAACTTACTTCAAAGTTATTAAAAAATATGGATTTACATCCAAAGATTATATGTGAAGCTTCTGATGAATATGCTCTTTCTGCCTTAGTGGCTGCAAATTTTGGAGTATCCATTATAGCTGAAGCACCTGCTCTTAAATATGCCAAAGTAAAAAAACTACACATTAAAAATATTAAGTATTCCAGACAAATTCATCTTGCTTACAAAAAAAATAAATATTTTGCCCCTGCAGTTCATAACTTTATTTCCTATGTAAAAAATAAAAGTTATGGAGAAAATTCTAATTTTTTTACATAG
- a CDS encoding MFS transporter, producing the protein MNNKKYYPTALALYFTYFVHGIGVSILGQYKQNFAGTWGAKTLADGTFDVSVVLAVIAALGLGRLITLPFSGPISDRFGRRISGLIGMACYAAYFIGIVFSPNLYVAYAFALIGGAANSFLDTCVTPSCLEIFVNSGDVANMFTKFSISIGQFVLPFMIGFVAVSQMSYKTIFLVVAVFIVIDAILIAFMPFPPMNRTDDSKGNAINPVKEKMKFTPVSIAIICIGFTSTSTFQLWLNCNQELGKLYGMVDPSKIQSFYSLGTMTAILVTAFLVKKFIKPVRILAIYPTIATIMLIILYFVQTPAICLIGGFVLGYSAAGGVLQLAVSTANSMFPTNKGKITSIVMISSSIANYVILNIAGVITNAGGVYGPKYVILFNIVITVIGILLALYVNKHSMKEAL; encoded by the coding sequence ATGAATAACAAAAAATACTATCCTACCGCACTGGCATTATATTTTACTTATTTTGTACATGGTATTGGAGTATCCATACTTGGACAATATAAACAAAATTTTGCAGGTACCTGGGGTGCAAAAACACTAGCTGATGGTACCTTTGATGTAAGTGTAGTTCTTGCTGTTATTGCTGCTTTAGGTCTAGGTCGTTTAATTACACTTCCTTTTTCAGGACCTATTTCCGACAGATTTGGTAGAAGAATTTCCGGACTAATTGGAATGGCTTGTTATGCTGCTTATTTTATAGGCATTGTATTTTCGCCAAATCTATATGTTGCTTATGCCTTTGCACTAATTGGAGGTGCTGCTAACTCTTTCTTGGATACCTGTGTTACTCCATCTTGTTTAGAAATATTTGTAAATTCAGGTGACGTAGCTAACATGTTTACAAAATTCTCTATATCTATAGGACAGTTTGTACTTCCATTTATGATTGGTTTTGTTGCAGTAAGTCAGATGTCTTATAAAACTATTTTCCTCGTAGTAGCTGTATTTATCGTCATAGATGCCATTTTGATTGCATTTATGCCATTCCCTCCTATGAATCGTACTGATGATTCAAAGGGAAATGCCATTAACCCTGTAAAAGAAAAAATGAAATTTACACCAGTTAGTATAGCAATAATTTGTATAGGTTTTACATCTACATCTACTTTCCAATTATGGTTGAATTGTAACCAAGAATTAGGAAAGCTCTATGGAATGGTTGATCCTAGTAAAATTCAGTCATTCTATTCACTGGGAACCATGACTGCTATATTGGTAACTGCATTTTTAGTAAAAAAATTTATTAAACCGGTGAGGATTCTGGCTATTTACCCTACAATTGCTACAATCATGCTTATAATTTTATACTTTGTACAAACACCTGCCATCTGTTTAATAGGAGGCTTTGTACTTGGATACTCTGCAGCAGGCGGTGTACTTCAATTAGCTGTATCTACAGCAAACTCAATGTTCCCGACAAATAAAGGTAAGATTACATCTATTGTTATGATTTCATCTAGTATAGCAAACTATGTTATTTTAAATATCGCTGGAGTTATCACAAATGCTGGAGGCGTATATGGACCTAAATATGTAATTTTATTCAATATAGTAATTACAGTAATTGGTATTCTGCTTGCATTATATGTGAATAAACACTCCATGAAAGAAGCATTATAA
- a CDS encoding D-glucuronyl C5-epimerase family protein, translating into MGEVSLKEKVSILRRSKKAHNNKKYSMAIRGYNQIIEDKSLPVHIINEARVCKLLAEQKAPVSKKYSFSPDFMEVCENGKKYYKDNKCSYFLYKDYDTFKKYFNLQQDWVYVESDHFKFDHKGIPMVKYNDEFYYNTVTVCQYGLWLYDRYIDNKEDKEKFLNAADFLIDTIKKDGSFRYEFKYHHYEPLDVGWTSSMSQGQALSVFARAYNLTKDVKYLNSGGRVLKYLLTPISKGGVMDNLETLDDRLKDKVFFQQYVNSTSTYTLNGFIFTLIGLYDWSNVNCPGNIYYSNIAREYWDKGLNSLKLIIPYYDIGEFTAYDLHHVVKKSKPSSSDFYHSVHIEQMNALYNITKDHYFKNIRDMWISYVRE; encoded by the coding sequence GTGGGTGAGGTATCTTTAAAAGAAAAGGTAAGTATATTAAGAAGAAGTAAGAAAGCTCACAATAATAAAAAATATTCTATGGCAATAAGAGGGTATAATCAAATCATAGAAGATAAATCTCTGCCTGTCCATATTATAAATGAAGCGAGAGTATGTAAATTATTAGCTGAGCAAAAAGCGCCTGTTTCAAAAAAGTATTCATTTTCACCTGATTTCATGGAAGTATGTGAAAATGGGAAAAAATATTATAAGGACAATAAATGCAGCTATTTTTTATATAAGGATTATGATACCTTTAAAAAATATTTCAATCTTCAACAGGATTGGGTTTATGTTGAATCGGATCATTTTAAATTTGATCACAAAGGTATACCCATGGTAAAGTACAATGATGAATTTTACTATAATACGGTAACTGTCTGTCAATATGGTCTATGGCTATATGATAGATATATTGATAATAAAGAAGATAAAGAGAAATTTTTAAATGCAGCAGATTTTCTAATAGATACTATAAAAAAGGATGGTTCTTTTCGGTATGAATTTAAATACCATCACTATGAACCTTTAGATGTGGGCTGGACTTCTAGTATGTCACAAGGTCAGGCATTGAGCGTATTTGCCAGGGCCTATAATCTAACTAAAGATGTAAAATATTTAAATTCTGGAGGGAGAGTTTTAAAATATTTGCTTACGCCTATTTCTAAAGGTGGAGTAATGGATAATTTAGAAACATTGGATGATAGACTTAAAGACAAAGTGTTTTTCCAGCAGTATGTAAATTCAACTTCTACCTATACTTTAAATGGATTTATATTTACTTTAATTGGTCTATATGACTGGAGCAATGTAAATTGTCCAGGGAATATATATTACAGCAATATAGCGAGAGAGTACTGGGATAAAGGGCTAAATAGCCTGAAACTCATTATACCTTATTATGATATAGGAGAATTTACAGCCTATGATCTTCATCATGTTGTAAAGAAATCAAAACCAAGCAGTTCAGATTTTTATCATTCGGTGCATATAGAACAGATGAATGCACTTTATAATATTACAAAAGACCATTATTTTAAAAATATAAGAGATATGTGGATTTCTTATGTCAGAGAATAA
- a CDS encoding alpha/beta hydrolase family protein: MVENFEIKDEQNRSIRGIINRPGISGKIPCIIFCHGFMGNKLGHNFMFVKIARTLEKLNIASIRFDFMGSGESDGDFKDVTISSEVEDCKKVLQFASSLDYIDKGNINILGFSMGAAIAVVIASTYPNIIKNSILMSAGFNMYDIFISEVTGDRLYEFLEKGYINFENNILSEKAIEDAFNYRVFDYLKDMRGNTLIVHGTEDKSVHPLYAKKIQQLLGSEAKLKFIKGSDHCYSSPEYYGELVKQIVKFVKAYIL; the protein is encoded by the coding sequence ATGGTTGAGAATTTTGAAATAAAAGATGAACAGAATAGAAGTATAAGGGGAATTATAAATAGACCTGGTATATCAGGCAAAATCCCATGCATAATTTTCTGTCATGGATTCATGGGAAATAAATTGGGGCATAATTTTATGTTTGTGAAAATAGCCAGAACCTTGGAAAAACTTAATATAGCTTCTATTAGATTTGATTTTATGGGAAGTGGAGAAAGTGATGGGGATTTTAAGGATGTTACCATATCCTCAGAAGTAGAAGATTGTAAAAAAGTACTACAATTTGCAAGTTCTCTTGATTATATTGATAAAGGTAATATAAATATATTAGGGTTCAGTATGGGTGCCGCAATTGCCGTAGTAATTGCTTCTACTTATCCTAATATAATCAAAAATTCTATACTTATGAGTGCTGGATTCAATATGTATGACATATTTATTTCAGAAGTTACAGGGGATAGATTATATGAATTTTTAGAAAAGGGATATATAAATTTTGAAAATAATATACTTAGTGAAAAAGCCATAGAGGACGCATTTAATTATAGGGTTTTTGATTATTTAAAAGATATGAGGGGAAATACACTTATAGTTCACGGTACAGAAGATAAGTCCGTACATCCCTTATATGCAAAGAAAATTCAGCAATTATTGGGAAGTGAAGCTAAATTAAAATTTATTAAGGGATCGGACCACTGTTATTCCAGCCCAGAATACTATGGAGAATTGGTTAAACAAATAGTAAAATTTGTAAAGGCATATATACTCTGA
- a CDS encoding MFS transporter, producing the protein MRKNIVSNLGNNPTRKRWFILFLVCSITFINYLDRANLSVAAPFLSKEFMLDPAKMGLIFSALSWSYTVMQIPSGWFLDRLGPRLVYGVALCGWSAFTGIVAFTFNFTSMIFCRLGLGFFEAPAFPANGRIVTTWFPSKERGLAIGAYTASEYVGLALCTPILTWLLVTFGWRVIFIVTGILGLLFAFIWFTHYNDPAHSKGINKEELNLIKEGGGLSDTVSEQKKITKKEIKYLFTSRQLWGMYIGGFAITAILFFFMTWFPSYLVNEKDMAILKVGIYGSLPYLAAIAGVLVAGKWSDWMISRELGLGLSRKLPVIVGLLLSSVIMVANYTTDVNVVITFMSISFFGQGMASAISWALLSEIAPKDLVGLCGGTYNFVANMGGALSPAIVGYLISKTGSYSSALVFVSCMALIGALSYIFIIGKPKRIIIPN; encoded by the coding sequence ATGAGAAAAAATATTGTAAGTAACTTAGGAAACAATCCTACTAGGAAAAGATGGTTTATACTTTTCTTAGTGTGTTCAATAACTTTTATAAATTATTTAGATAGAGCTAATCTTTCTGTAGCCGCTCCATTTTTATCGAAAGAGTTTATGCTGGATCCGGCTAAAATGGGACTCATATTTTCTGCTCTAAGCTGGTCATATACTGTTATGCAAATTCCAAGCGGTTGGTTTCTAGACAGATTAGGGCCTAGATTGGTATATGGAGTTGCCCTTTGCGGATGGTCTGCTTTTACTGGAATTGTCGCTTTCACTTTTAATTTTACCAGTATGATATTCTGTCGACTTGGACTTGGATTTTTCGAAGCGCCGGCTTTTCCTGCAAATGGTCGTATTGTGACTACATGGTTTCCCTCTAAAGAACGAGGTTTAGCCATTGGTGCCTATACTGCCTCTGAGTATGTAGGCCTTGCCCTTTGTACTCCTATTCTCACCTGGCTTTTAGTAACTTTTGGTTGGAGAGTCATATTCATTGTTACAGGTATACTCGGACTTTTATTTGCTTTTATTTGGTTCACCCATTATAATGATCCAGCTCATTCAAAAGGCATTAATAAAGAAGAACTTAATCTTATCAAAGAAGGTGGAGGTCTCTCTGATACAGTATCAGAACAAAAGAAAATTACTAAAAAAGAAATAAAGTATTTATTCACCAGCCGCCAATTATGGGGAATGTACATAGGAGGCTTTGCTATAACTGCCATACTGTTCTTTTTTATGACCTGGTTTCCTTCCTATCTTGTAAATGAAAAAGATATGGCTATATTAAAAGTTGGAATCTATGGCTCCTTGCCTTACCTTGCAGCAATTGCCGGAGTTCTCGTAGCCGGTAAATGGTCAGACTGGATGATATCAAGAGAATTAGGACTTGGACTTTCACGTAAACTTCCTGTTATTGTGGGGCTATTACTATCTTCTGTAATCATGGTAGCTAATTATACCACAGATGTTAACGTTGTTATTACATTCATGTCCATATCATTTTTCGGGCAAGGCATGGCATCAGCTATTTCCTGGGCACTGTTATCTGAAATAGCCCCTAAGGATCTTGTAGGTCTATGCGGGGGTACTTATAACTTTGTAGCTAATATGGGTGGTGCCTTATCTCCCGCTATAGTTGGTTATTTAATTTCAAAAACTGGTTCTTATTCATCTGCATTAGTTTTTGTCTCTTGTATGGCCCTTATAGGAGCATTATCCTATATATTTATCATAGGAAAACCTAAACGCATTATAATTCCTAACTAA
- the aroD gene encoding type I 3-dehydroquinate dehydratase, translated as MGSIVKVRNIELGEGVPKIAVPFVGCDEEEIMEEVAGVKTTKLDIVEWRIDYYRYVEDVEKVKKLLQEMRKNLNNIPILVTFRTVKEGGKKEISLEYYIELNRAIASTGNADMIDIELFIAEDKAVKKVVEELHEYNIKVIMSNHDFHKTPHKDELVSRMCRMQQLGADIAKIAVMPCSTKDVLELLSATCEMKCKHNDTPIITMSMGTLGVITRLAGETFGSALTFGSAKAASAPGQLEANELYKVLHLISEYR; from the coding sequence ATGGGAAGTATAGTTAAAGTAAGAAATATAGAATTAGGTGAAGGAGTTCCTAAGATTGCAGTTCCATTTGTAGGATGTGATGAAGAGGAAATAATGGAGGAAGTAGCTGGTGTAAAGACAACTAAACTTGATATTGTGGAATGGAGAATTGATTATTACAGATATGTAGAAGATGTTGAGAAGGTAAAGAAACTTTTACAAGAAATGAGAAAAAATTTAAATAATATTCCTATATTAGTGACCTTTAGGACTGTTAAGGAAGGTGGAAAAAAGGAAATCAGTCTGGAATATTATATAGAACTTAATAGAGCAATTGCATCTACTGGAAATGCTGATATGATAGACATTGAATTATTTATAGCAGAGGATAAAGCAGTAAAAAAAGTTGTAGAGGAACTTCATGAATATAATATAAAAGTAATTATGTCAAATCATGATTTTCACAAAACTCCTCATAAAGATGAGTTAGTATCAAGAATGTGCAGGATGCAGCAGTTAGGTGCAGATATAGCTAAGATAGCAGTAATGCCATGTAGTACAAAAGATGTACTTGAACTTTTAAGTGCTACTTGTGAAATGAAATGTAAACATAATGATACTCCAATTATTACTATGTCTATGGGAACTCTTGGTGTTATCACCCGTTTGGCAGGTGAAACTTTTGGATCAGCATTGACTTTTGGTTCTGCTAAAGCTGCATCTGCACCAGGACAATTAGAAGCAAATGAGCTATATAAGGTGCTTCATCTCATTAGTGAATATAGATAA
- a CDS encoding glycosyltransferase family 8 protein, protein MNILVTLDSNYLKPLKVMLKSLFLNNPKEKFCIYIMHSNIKETEFYDIARFIEKEGHKLFIITIEDEYFKHAPLTKHYTKEIYYRLLAFKFLPSTINKILYLDPDIIVINQIRNLYDIDISKYLYAAAHHSTLPVKEINKLRFKPYEIETYYNSGVLLMNINLQKNIIKEDQIYEFVDKNKNKLILPDQDIINALYSRHIKKIDEILFNYDPRYYKYNRLLSKGDINMDYIINNTSIIHFCGKKKPWHKNYTGDFHSLYKHYEKLALCES, encoded by the coding sequence ATGAACATTCTTGTTACATTAGATTCAAATTATTTAAAACCACTAAAAGTTATGCTTAAATCACTATTTTTAAATAATCCAAAAGAAAAATTTTGTATTTATATAATGCATTCAAATATAAAAGAAACTGAATTCTATGATATAGCTCGATTTATAGAAAAAGAAGGTCATAAACTTTTCATTATAACTATAGAGGATGAATATTTTAAACACGCCCCTTTAACAAAACACTATACTAAAGAAATATATTATAGGCTGCTGGCATTTAAATTTCTGCCTTCAACTATAAATAAGATATTATATCTTGATCCAGACATTATTGTTATAAATCAAATAAGAAACTTATATGATATTGATATTTCTAAATATCTTTATGCTGCAGCACACCACAGTACATTACCCGTTAAAGAAATTAATAAATTAAGGTTTAAACCCTACGAAATTGAAACATATTACAACTCTGGAGTTCTTTTAATGAATATTAATCTTCAAAAAAATATAATAAAAGAAGACCAAATATATGAATTTGTGGATAAAAATAAAAACAAACTTATACTACCAGATCAAGATATAATCAATGCACTATATTCTAGACATATAAAAAAAATCGATGAAATACTATTTAATTATGATCCGAGATATTACAAATATAATAGACTTCTAAGCAAGGGAGATATTAATATGGATTATATCATTAATAATACTTCTATAATTCACTTTTGTGGAAAGAAAAAACCCTGGCACAAAAATTATACCGGGGATTTTCACTCCTTATATAAACATTATGAGAAGCTGGCATTATGTGAATCTTAA